A genomic window from Levilactobacillus yonginensis includes:
- a CDS encoding DUF2075 domain-containing protein produces the protein MTSQFSNAATDKISPNLPLTAEQARLVKHIISFTEQEIVNPGPAIFTIYGDAGTGKSVVLSHLFAQIQTAARTDATTPLAGTENYFLVNHPEILKVYKEIAGPQPHLFKKDFQRPTSLINQIAQGKKQADVLVIDEAHLLLSQADHYNNFYGSNQLVSLLQSAKVIILVFDEAQVLRMKSFWTESRLEKLLVPYRHETYRLTHQFRMQASDELVAWINAFSHGQLQPLPHSVGPAYDLRVFTDAEKMRQAIVARNTAVGLSRVVSTSGYPSTLDGGKHYIQEGPFRMPWDQYNYTKTPWAELPQTIDEVGSIYTCQGFDLNYVGLILGPPISLNEHNHLQVNLDRYTDVEAFKHRADLTDPEELITIKKQLILNSINVLMKRGVHGLYLFAHDKRLSHYLAQLEH, from the coding sequence TTGACCAGTCAGTTTTCCAACGCAGCGACAGACAAAATCTCACCGAATCTGCCCCTCACTGCTGAACAAGCGCGGCTTGTAAAACACATCATATCCTTTACCGAGCAGGAGATTGTTAACCCAGGACCGGCTATCTTCACCATTTACGGGGACGCCGGTACCGGTAAGAGCGTCGTTTTATCTCACCTCTTTGCTCAAATTCAGACCGCCGCCCGGACAGACGCAACGACACCATTGGCTGGCACTGAAAACTACTTCCTCGTTAATCATCCAGAAATTCTCAAGGTCTACAAGGAAATTGCGGGTCCTCAGCCACACTTGTTTAAGAAAGATTTTCAACGGCCAACATCTTTAATCAATCAAATTGCTCAGGGTAAGAAACAGGCCGACGTTCTGGTCATTGACGAAGCACACCTTCTATTATCACAAGCCGACCACTACAATAACTTTTACGGATCGAATCAATTGGTCTCCCTGTTGCAATCAGCCAAAGTGATTATCCTCGTCTTCGATGAGGCCCAGGTATTACGGATGAAAAGCTTTTGGACAGAGTCCCGGTTAGAGAAATTACTGGTACCTTATCGACACGAGACCTATCGTCTGACTCACCAATTCCGAATGCAAGCCAGTGATGAACTAGTTGCATGGATTAATGCGTTCAGTCATGGTCAGTTGCAACCACTCCCACACAGCGTTGGTCCAGCGTATGACCTCAGGGTCTTCACTGATGCAGAGAAAATGCGCCAAGCTATCGTCGCTCGTAACACAGCAGTTGGCCTATCACGCGTCGTTTCAACATCAGGATATCCATCAACCCTAGACGGCGGTAAACATTATATCCAAGAAGGACCCTTTCGAATGCCTTGGGATCAGTATAATTATACAAAGACTCCCTGGGCGGAACTCCCACAGACTATTGATGAGGTTGGGTCGATCTACACTTGTCAGGGGTTTGATCTCAACTATGTCGGTCTAATTTTAGGACCACCAATAAGTCTAAATGAACACAATCACCTTCAGGTTAACCTAGACCGTTATACAGATGTCGAAGCCTTTAAGCACCGAGCTGATTTGACTGACCCCGAAGAATTAATTACGATAAAAAAGCAATTAATCCTTAATTCAATCAATGTTCTAATGAAGCGTGGCGTTCACGGTCTCTACCTTTTTGCACATGATAAACGCTTAAGTCATTATCTAGCGCAATTGGAACATTAG
- a CDS encoding TIGR01906 family membrane protein, translating into MRRLNRWAGLTVLFLALISLVIALTINAFWLYRLDIHWLGISQTVGMTPHKLMHNYYQMVGYLELPWVTDLNMSDFPTSYTGMIHFHDVKNLFLLNNIVLLVTIVPAGFFLRQLHRHAEQWRLLWPVQVAAVVPLLLGALMAVNFNVFFVAFHKVLFRNNDWLFDPSLDPIITALPDTFFLHCFALAFVLFELGLGILYWRGRVAIKRA; encoded by the coding sequence TTGCGTAGATTGAATCGCTGGGCGGGACTGACCGTGCTATTTTTAGCATTGATCAGTCTGGTCATTGCTCTGACCATCAATGCTTTTTGGTTGTACCGGTTGGATATTCACTGGCTGGGGATTTCTCAGACGGTGGGGATGACCCCACATAAGCTCATGCATAATTACTATCAGATGGTGGGTTACCTGGAACTGCCTTGGGTCACAGATCTCAACATGAGTGACTTTCCGACGTCCTATACGGGGATGATTCACTTTCATGATGTGAAAAATTTATTTCTATTAAACAACATTGTGTTGTTGGTGACCATTGTGCCGGCGGGATTCTTTTTAAGACAATTGCACCGGCATGCAGAACAGTGGCGATTACTGTGGCCGGTTCAAGTAGCAGCAGTTGTACCGTTGCTTTTAGGTGCGTTGATGGCAGTCAACTTTAATGTTTTTTTCGTTGCTTTTCACAAGGTGCTCTTCCGGAATAATGATTGGTTGTTCGATCCCTCCCTGGACCCAATCATTACGGCACTGCCGGACACGTTTTTCTTGCACTGCTTTGCCTTGGCCTTTGTTTTGTTTGAACTAGGGCTCGGCATCTTGTATTGGCGGGGACGCGTGGCAATCAAGCGTGCTTAA
- the spxA gene encoding transcriptional regulator SpxA — MTVTLYTSPSCTSCRKARLWFEEHGIAYREQNIFSEPLTIDQIKSILRLTEDGTEEIVSTRSKAYQELTVDLDDLPLRELYDLIQKNPGILRRPIMVDDKRLQVGFNEEEIRRFLPRKVRALELERAQRLVNGSR, encoded by the coding sequence ATGACAGTCACACTTTACACATCACCCAGTTGTACCTCTTGCCGCAAGGCACGTCTTTGGTTTGAAGAACACGGTATCGCGTATCGTGAACAAAACATCTTCTCCGAACCCTTGACAATTGATCAAATTAAGTCGATTTTACGGTTGACTGAAGATGGAACCGAAGAAATTGTTTCAACTCGGTCTAAGGCTTATCAAGAATTAACTGTGGATCTAGACGACTTACCTTTACGAGAATTATATGATCTCATTCAAAAGAATCCAGGAATCTTGCGTCGACCGATTATGGTAGATGATAAGCGACTCCAGGTTGGTTTCAATGAAGAAGAGATTCGGCGTTTCCTGCCCCGTAAGGTTCGCGCATTAGAATTGGAACGGGCACAGCGGCTGGTTAATGGGTCCAGATAA
- a CDS encoding CvfD/Ygs/GSP13 family RNA-binding post-transcriptional regulator, whose translation MAFKIGQRVTGQITGIQPYGAFVSLGGHRQGLIHISECHCGYVKDIHDYLKVNEEVEVVILDIDEFTGKISLSLRCLEHLDTSAEVLDHQHRHYWTNHRINIGFKPIGDRLVGWKKEALKHLDEQETS comes from the coding sequence ATGGCATTTAAAATTGGCCAACGCGTCACGGGTCAGATTACCGGGATACAACCATATGGCGCATTCGTCAGCTTGGGAGGCCATCGGCAAGGTCTGATTCATATTTCCGAATGTCATTGCGGCTATGTAAAGGACATTCATGATTATTTGAAGGTTAATGAAGAAGTTGAGGTCGTTATTTTAGACATCGATGAGTTTACGGGTAAGATTAGCTTATCGTTGCGTTGTCTAGAGCACCTTGATACCAGTGCAGAGGTTTTAGATCACCAACACCGTCATTATTGGACGAATCATCGGATTAATATTGGCTTCAAGCCGATTGGTGACCGCTTGGTAGGGTGGAAAAAGGAAGCATTAAAGCACCTCGATGAACAGGAAACGTCCTAA
- a CDS encoding phosphatidylglycerophosphatase A, which produces MAKPATALKKRTIDLLNERGVELTDIAQLVLFLQKDYIKDLTTETALHSVTTVLSKREVQNAIITGIQLDIAAEHHDLLEPLQTIVERDEGLYGVDETMALSIVDIYGSIGFTNYGYIDRTKPGILAKLNAHEPGIIHTFLDDLVGAIAAAAAARLAHDDVNEEDTPFQ; this is translated from the coding sequence ATGGCTAAACCAGCAACTGCATTAAAGAAACGAACAATTGATTTACTAAATGAACGCGGTGTTGAGCTGACAGACATTGCCCAACTTGTCCTCTTCCTGCAAAAGGATTATATCAAGGACCTGACTACGGAAACCGCCCTCCATAGCGTAACCACCGTCCTTAGCAAACGGGAAGTTCAGAATGCCATCATTACCGGTATCCAACTTGACATTGCCGCCGAACACCACGACCTCTTAGAACCTCTGCAAACAATTGTCGAACGCGACGAGGGACTCTATGGGGTTGATGAAACCATGGCTCTTTCAATCGTCGACATCTACGGCTCCATCGGTTTCACGAACTACGGTTACATTGACCGCACTAAGCCAGGCATCTTAGCCAAGCTCAACGCGCACGAACCAGGTATCATTCACACTTTTTTAGATGATCTAGTAGGCGCGATTGCCGCAGCGGCAGCGGCACGATTAGCTCATGACGACGTTAATGAAGAGGACACCCCCTTTCAATAG
- a CDS encoding VTT domain-containing protein, which produces MGYLIDFVLHIDSHLANIVTTFGGSTYLILFAIVFVETGAVILPFLPGDSLLFAAAALAANPAYGLNIWLFVAIFLVAAIGGDSLNFFLGGKAGAALSNHSWFGRLINKDKLAQSEKFFRKHGPLAIFLGRFMPIIRTFVPFTAAGSRFPYQRFLKYNVSAAITWVLICCGGGYFFGNIPFVKAHFSAVVLGIIVISLIPAVVGWLKGRHTASNAAPSNLPEEE; this is translated from the coding sequence ATGGGATACTTAATCGATTTTGTGCTTCACATCGACAGCCATTTGGCCAACATCGTCACCACGTTTGGCGGCTCAACCTATCTGATACTCTTTGCCATCGTCTTCGTTGAAACTGGTGCCGTGATTCTCCCATTTCTACCTGGTGATTCGCTTCTGTTTGCAGCAGCAGCATTAGCGGCTAATCCAGCCTATGGCTTAAACATCTGGCTCTTCGTTGCCATCTTCCTAGTGGCAGCGATTGGCGGCGACTCTCTAAATTTCTTTCTCGGTGGTAAAGCCGGGGCAGCCTTGTCCAACCACTCCTGGTTTGGTCGTTTGATCAATAAAGACAAGCTAGCGCAATCCGAGAAATTCTTCCGCAAACATGGTCCATTGGCCATCTTCTTGGGCCGGTTTATGCCCATCATTCGGACCTTCGTCCCCTTCACGGCTGCCGGCTCACGTTTTCCCTACCAACGCTTCTTAAAATACAACGTTAGTGCCGCAATTACCTGGGTCCTGATTTGCTGCGGTGGCGGTTACTTCTTCGGTAACATTCCGTTCGTTAAAGCTCACTTTTCAGCCGTTGTGTTGGGTATCATCGTGATTTCTTTGATTCCAGCCGTTGTTGGTTGGTTAAAGGGTCGTCACACAGCCAGTAACGCCGCACCGAGTAACCTCCCAGAAGAAGAATAA
- a CDS encoding class I SAM-dependent methyltransferase — protein sequence MNLPNALTYSHTLLTECVGSGATVVDATVGQGHDTIFLANLVGPTGHVIGFDIQQAALDATQQQLTLTGLGQQVDLHTTGHENVATYLAPEAQVSAAIFNLGYLPGGDKSVITKPNTTLTAIKALLPHLPRGGRIILVVYYGHPGGQTERAAVVDFCEQLPQKTYQVLQYGFINQIHQPPFLLAIERR from the coding sequence ATGAATTTACCAAATGCTTTAACGTATAGTCACACGTTGCTGACCGAATGCGTGGGATCCGGTGCCACCGTAGTTGACGCTACAGTGGGTCAGGGCCACGACACCATTTTTCTGGCAAATCTAGTCGGACCAACCGGTCACGTCATTGGTTTTGATATTCAACAAGCTGCTCTGGATGCCACGCAACAGCAGTTGACGTTGACAGGACTGGGACAACAGGTCGACCTGCATACAACCGGCCACGAAAATGTGGCAACGTACCTGGCCCCCGAAGCCCAGGTCAGCGCTGCTATTTTTAACCTAGGATATTTACCGGGTGGCGATAAGTCCGTCATCACAAAACCCAATACCACTTTAACGGCAATCAAAGCTTTGCTGCCACATCTTCCCCGCGGTGGTCGCATTATCTTAGTCGTTTACTACGGTCATCCTGGCGGGCAAACGGAACGGGCCGCGGTGGTCGATTTTTGTGAGCAGCTACCACAAAAGACTTACCAGGTTCTGCAGTACGGATTTATTAACCAAATTCACCAGCCGCCCTTTTTATTGGCAATCGAACGCCGGTAA
- a CDS encoding phosphatase PAP2 family protein, whose product MTTISKLRWRCTWGAGILFLLDLFGVAMQQNWIKVIDQTIIHLVRHPLPQSLTKLIIAITNSGNPRPVTWVTLLLVAVLAILRRYRGALFLTVNVLIWAGIGNSLIKHMVQRPRPTVDRLVAASSYSFPSGHSITAMLLWGSVIVLLGWSLQRHRNWRWGVTLLLSCWIVVIGLSRIYVGVHYPTDVIAGWSLGFVLLTLSQWFLTRYGDGL is encoded by the coding sequence TTGACGACCATTTCTAAATTACGCTGGCGTTGCACCTGGGGCGCTGGCATTCTCTTTTTACTGGACCTTTTTGGCGTGGCCATGCAGCAAAACTGGATTAAGGTCATTGATCAGACAATTATTCACCTAGTTCGTCACCCATTGCCTCAATCATTGACCAAACTGATTATTGCCATTACCAATTCGGGCAATCCTCGTCCAGTGACCTGGGTCACCTTACTCTTGGTTGCTGTCCTGGCAATCTTGCGGCGCTACCGAGGGGCCCTATTCTTGACGGTCAACGTGCTGATTTGGGCAGGCATTGGCAATAGTTTGATTAAACACATGGTCCAGCGGCCTCGGCCCACCGTCGATCGACTGGTTGCTGCCAGCTCATATAGTTTTCCCAGCGGACATTCAATTACGGCGATGCTCCTGTGGGGTTCAGTTATTGTGTTACTGGGTTGGTCGCTCCAGCGGCATCGTAATTGGCGCTGGGGAGTCACCTTGCTATTGAGTTGCTGGATTGTTGTTATTGGCCTATCACGAATCTACGTCGGCGTACATTACCCAACGGACGTGATTGCGGGTTGGTCATTGGGCTTTGTCCTGCTGACTTTGAGCCAATGGTTCCTAACGCGCTATGGAGATGGATTATAA
- a CDS encoding MBL fold metallo-hydrolase, translating to MQLTILGCYGGYPHNGVGTSSYLLTSGDYHLLLDCGSGALLALEKVLNPLQLNSVLLTHYHHDHTADVGVLQYLWQLAAGTKAEPVLPIYGHTADPLNFGALTWPGATVGEAYDPRQTLNLGPFKIDFLETHHPVPAYAPRITEVQTGATMAFTADTAAFEGLIPWAQNVDVLLADTNFYADHQGTAWHLTSTQAGRLACDAAVKHLLLTHLPQTGSLHQLQVEAQAAAGTKIPVAVVQPGKTYEI from the coding sequence ATGCAACTCACAATTTTAGGCTGTTACGGTGGTTACCCCCACAATGGGGTAGGAACGAGTAGTTATCTCTTAACCAGTGGTGATTACCATCTACTCTTAGACTGTGGTAGTGGGGCCCTACTAGCACTGGAAAAAGTTCTAAATCCGCTCCAGCTGAACTCTGTCTTACTGACTCACTATCACCACGATCATACGGCCGATGTTGGCGTGCTCCAGTATCTTTGGCAATTGGCGGCAGGAACAAAGGCTGAACCGGTCCTACCAATCTATGGGCATACAGCCGACCCATTGAACTTTGGCGCGCTGACTTGGCCCGGTGCTACAGTTGGCGAAGCTTATGATCCTAGGCAGACGTTGAACTTAGGACCATTCAAGATTGATTTTCTAGAGACGCATCACCCAGTTCCAGCTTATGCACCACGAATTACTGAGGTCCAAACGGGCGCAACTATGGCCTTTACGGCGGATACGGCTGCCTTTGAGGGGCTGATCCCATGGGCTCAGAATGTGGATGTGTTGCTTGCCGATACCAATTTCTACGCTGATCATCAGGGGACGGCTTGGCACCTTACATCGACACAAGCGGGCCGGTTAGCATGTGATGCGGCGGTTAAGCATTTGCTATTGACACATTTGCCACAGACCGGTAGCTTACATCAATTGCAGGTGGAAGCCCAGGCAGCGGCGGGAACAAAGATTCCAGTCGCAGTCGTTCAGCCAGGAAAAACGTACGAAATCTAA
- a CDS encoding peptidylprolyl isomerase — MTKFPQIDLANARGPQVTIETSMGNIQLQLFPEQAPKTVENFVTHAKAGYYDGLTFHRVIPNFMIQGGDPTGTGMGGESIWGQPFEDEFSKELYNLRGALSMANAGPNTNGSQFFIVQDKDMTDQMQNQMHDAGFPEEIVDAYKNGGTPWLDFRHTVFGQVIEGMDVVDAIAQVKTDSSDQPATPVTMDKVTVSE; from the coding sequence ATGACAAAGTTTCCACAAATTGATTTGGCTAACGCCAGGGGTCCGCAAGTAACTATTGAAACATCGATGGGAAACATTCAGCTGCAGCTCTTCCCCGAACAAGCACCAAAGACAGTTGAAAACTTTGTAACCCACGCCAAAGCTGGTTACTACGACGGCTTGACGTTCCACCGGGTGATTCCTAATTTTATGATCCAAGGTGGGGATCCTACTGGTACGGGAATGGGTGGCGAAAGTATCTGGGGCCAACCATTTGAAGATGAATTCTCTAAGGAGTTATATAACTTGCGTGGGGCGCTCTCAATGGCCAATGCTGGTCCTAACACTAACGGTAGTCAATTTTTCATCGTTCAAGATAAGGATATGACTGATCAGATGCAGAACCAGATGCATGATGCTGGCTTCCCTGAAGAAATCGTTGATGCTTATAAAAATGGGGGAACGCCTTGGTTGGACTTCCGACACACGGTCTTTGGTCAGGTGATTGAAGGGATGGACGTGGTTGACGCCATTGCCCAAGTTAAGACAGACTCCAGTGACCAGCCAGCAACACCAGTGACGATGGATAAGGTTACGGTCAGCGAGTAA
- a CDS encoding antibiotic biosynthesis monooxygenase family protein, translating to MLHELSFSFGSPAVLKKIVAENPDRQFKLLANSGGNAEESLQLLDVSGQPSQFTTELDYNVQLHAGVSTWDGFYSYNYFTFDADAAKVFDAKANLLAINDLPMGLRAMYVLTKKKNPGDYVLLTLWESSQAFSLWRNSDAFKPFNLYATSANHHHSATYQPTRFPKEDEE from the coding sequence ATGCTTCATGAATTATCGTTTTCGTTTGGAAGTCCTGCTGTACTGAAAAAAATTGTCGCTGAGAATCCGGATCGTCAGTTTAAATTACTCGCCAATTCGGGTGGTAACGCAGAAGAATCCTTACAGCTATTAGACGTTTCTGGTCAGCCAAGTCAGTTTACTACCGAACTTGACTATAATGTCCAACTGCACGCGGGTGTATCAACTTGGGACGGCTTTTATAGCTATAATTACTTCACGTTCGATGCAGATGCCGCCAAAGTATTTGATGCCAAAGCAAACTTACTAGCAATCAACGACCTACCAATGGGACTACGTGCCATGTACGTTTTAACCAAGAAAAAGAATCCCGGAGACTACGTCCTGTTAACTCTTTGGGAAAGCAGTCAAGCCTTCTCACTTTGGCGAAATTCTGATGCATTTAAACCCTTCAATCTTTATGCAACTAGCGCAAATCACCACCATTCAGCCACTTACCAGCCTACCCGTTTTCCTAAAGAAGACGAAGAATAG
- a CDS encoding adaptor protein MecA, with product MEMERINENTIRVVIGNDDLSERGITVLDLLGNHKQIEGFFYSILEEVDVDHQFQDNEAVTFQVLPNRNGLELFISKNADEDAAEEADADASVDSDHPDQVSDQIKEHLLEKDGQKDLFSTFKSATSDSNDIEDYLSDSGQPTTKQVVKLHSFEDMINLARVLRLENAASNLYRYNDDFYLELVFFVNESSRESIKDELAVAYEYGNKTKVAPDVLAEHGQLIMENSALELTRFHFLSD from the coding sequence ATGGAGATGGAACGAATCAATGAGAATACGATTCGGGTGGTTATCGGTAACGATGACCTGAGCGAACGCGGTATCACCGTCTTAGACTTGTTGGGTAACCACAAGCAAATTGAGGGCTTTTTCTATAGTATTTTGGAAGAAGTCGACGTCGATCATCAATTTCAAGATAATGAGGCAGTTACCTTCCAGGTGCTGCCTAACCGTAATGGTCTAGAATTGTTTATCAGTAAGAATGCGGACGAAGACGCTGCGGAAGAGGCAGATGCCGATGCCAGCGTCGATAGTGATCACCCCGATCAAGTATCGGATCAAATTAAGGAGCATTTATTGGAAAAAGATGGCCAAAAGGATCTCTTCTCCACGTTTAAATCAGCTACTAGCGACTCAAACGATATTGAAGATTATTTAAGTGACAGTGGTCAACCGACCACTAAACAGGTGGTTAAACTCCACTCGTTTGAAGACATGATTAACCTTGCCCGGGTGTTGCGTTTAGAAAACGCAGCCTCCAATTTATACCGGTACAACGATGACTTTTACTTAGAACTGGTCTTCTTTGTGAATGAATCCTCCCGCGAATCCATCAAGGATGAACTCGCCGTTGCGTACGAATATGGGAATAAAACCAAGGTAGCGCCTGACGTCCTAGCTGAACATGGTCAATTAATCATGGAAAACAGTGCGTTAGAACTGACTCGGTTTCATTTTTTAAGTGATTAG
- the leuS gene encoding leucine--tRNA ligase, with product MAYKHQIIERKWQHYWRVNETFKTADNQNKPKYYVLDMFPYPSGQGLHVGHPEGYTATDIMARLKRMQGFNVLHPMGWDAFGLPAEQYALKTGHNPKDFTAHNIKNFKRQIRSLGFSYDWSREVNTTDESYYKWTQWIFEQMYKKGLAYEDKIMVNWAPDFMGGTVVANEEVVDGKTERGGYPVYRVPMRQWVLKITAYADRLLDDLDDLDWPESIKEMQRNWIGRSEGASVFFPVAGQEDTKVEVYTTRPDTLFGATYMVLAPEHALVDQITTPEQAEAVKAYKEAIESKSDLERTDLNKDKTGVFTGAYGVNPLSGAKVPIWIGDYVLASYGTGAIMAVPAHDDRDHDFATKFNLPIVQVIAGNDDTDVQAAAYTGDGAHVNSGFLDGLDKQTAISKAIDWLEENHAGHKQVNFRLRDWIFSRQRYWGEPIPVIHWEDGETTLVPEDELPLKLPAAKQLEPSGTGESPLANLDDWVNVVDENGRKGKRETNTMPQWAGSSWYFLRYVDPKNNEAIADPDKLKYWMPVDLYIGGAEHAVLHLLYARFWHKFLYDLGVVPTKEPFQKLVNQGMILGTNHEKMSKSKGNVINPDEIVEKDGADTLRLYEMFMGPIEASKPWSTEGINGSRRWLDRVWRLLIDDNNHLRDRVTMINDGALDKIYNQTVKTVSEDLEAMRFNVAISQLMVFVNEAYKADSLPLIYMEGFVKLISPIVPHIAEELWSLMGHDETIAYAKWPTYDEKQLVEDVVEMVVQVNGKVRAHLKVAKDAAKDDIETAALADDVVKTHTDGKTIRKVIVIPGKLVNIVAN from the coding sequence TTGGCATACAAACACCAAATTATCGAACGCAAATGGCAACACTACTGGCGCGTCAATGAAACTTTCAAGACTGCTGACAATCAGAATAAACCGAAATACTACGTCTTAGACATGTTCCCTTACCCTTCAGGCCAAGGGTTGCACGTGGGTCATCCAGAAGGGTACACGGCAACCGATATCATGGCTCGTTTAAAGCGGATGCAAGGGTTCAACGTCCTGCACCCAATGGGCTGGGATGCTTTTGGTCTGCCCGCTGAACAGTATGCTTTGAAGACGGGACACAATCCTAAAGACTTCACTGCTCACAACATCAAAAACTTTAAACGCCAAATTCGGTCATTAGGTTTTTCTTACGACTGGAGTCGAGAAGTTAACACCACTGACGAATCATACTACAAGTGGACGCAATGGATCTTCGAACAAATGTATAAGAAGGGTTTAGCCTATGAAGACAAAATCATGGTCAACTGGGCGCCTGACTTTATGGGTGGGACCGTTGTGGCCAACGAAGAAGTCGTTGACGGCAAGACGGAACGGGGCGGTTACCCCGTCTACCGCGTGCCAATGCGTCAATGGGTTTTAAAAATCACGGCGTACGCTGACCGGTTGTTGGATGACTTGGATGATCTGGATTGGCCAGAGAGTATCAAGGAAATGCAACGGAACTGGATTGGTCGTTCCGAAGGGGCCAGTGTCTTCTTCCCAGTTGCTGGGCAAGAAGATACCAAGGTTGAGGTCTACACGACTCGTCCTGATACGCTATTTGGGGCTACTTACATGGTCTTAGCACCAGAACATGCCCTGGTTGATCAGATCACGACACCGGAACAGGCTGAAGCTGTTAAGGCTTATAAAGAAGCCATTGAAAGTAAGTCAGACCTGGAACGGACTGACTTGAACAAGGATAAGACCGGGGTCTTCACCGGTGCCTATGGCGTTAACCCATTGAGCGGTGCCAAGGTACCAATCTGGATTGGGGACTACGTGTTGGCATCATACGGAACTGGGGCTATCATGGCCGTGCCGGCTCATGATGACCGGGACCACGATTTTGCTACGAAATTCAACTTACCAATCGTTCAAGTGATTGCTGGTAATGATGATACCGACGTGCAAGCGGCCGCTTACACCGGTGATGGTGCGCACGTCAACTCCGGCTTCTTGGATGGGTTGGATAAGCAGACGGCCATTTCTAAGGCCATTGATTGGTTGGAGGAGAACCACGCTGGTCACAAACAGGTCAACTTCCGGTTACGCGATTGGATTTTCTCCCGCCAACGCTACTGGGGTGAACCAATTCCCGTTATCCATTGGGAAGATGGCGAAACCACGCTGGTTCCGGAAGACGAGTTACCACTCAAGTTACCAGCTGCCAAGCAACTGGAACCTTCTGGAACCGGTGAGAGTCCACTGGCAAACTTGGATGACTGGGTTAATGTCGTGGATGAGAATGGGCGTAAAGGGAAACGTGAAACGAACACCATGCCACAATGGGCGGGGAGTTCATGGTACTTCTTACGTTACGTTGATCCTAAAAACAACGAAGCCATTGCCGATCCAGACAAACTCAAGTATTGGATGCCAGTCGACCTTTACATTGGTGGGGCTGAACATGCCGTTCTCCATTTGCTGTACGCTCGCTTCTGGCACAAGTTCCTGTACGATCTCGGGGTAGTACCAACCAAGGAACCTTTCCAGAAGTTGGTTAACCAGGGGATGATCCTGGGGACCAACCACGAAAAGATGTCCAAGTCTAAGGGGAACGTTATCAATCCCGATGAAATTGTCGAAAAGGATGGAGCCGATACGCTGCGTCTTTACGAAATGTTCATGGGCCCAATCGAAGCCTCAAAGCCTTGGAGTACCGAGGGTATCAACGGTTCCCGTCGCTGGCTTGATCGGGTTTGGCGTCTGTTGATCGATGACAACAACCACTTGCGTGATCGGGTGACGATGATCAACGATGGTGCGTTGGACAAGATCTACAACCAGACGGTTAAGACGGTGAGCGAAGACCTTGAAGCCATGCGTTTCAACGTGGCCATTTCGCAATTGATGGTCTTCGTTAATGAAGCTTACAAGGCAGACAGTCTGCCATTGATCTACATGGAAGGCTTCGTCAAGTTGATTTCACCAATCGTGCCACATATCGCCGAAGAACTCTGGTCATTGATGGGCCATGATGAGACGATTGCCTACGCTAAGTGGCCAACTTATGACGAAAAGCAATTGGTTGAAGACGTGGTCGAAATGGTCGTTCAAGTGAACGGTAAGGTCCGGGCGCACCTCAAGGTTGCAAAGGATGCAGCTAAGGATGATATCGAGACGGCTGCTCTGGCTGACGATGTGGTCAAGACCCATACCGATGGCAAGACGATTCGCAAGGTCATTGTGATTCCAGGTAAATTGGTTAACATTGTGGCTAATTAA